GGACCGCGCCAAGGATTTCTACGTCAACAAAGTGGGCTTCAACGCCGACTACGACGAGCGGCCCATGGACGGCATCCGCTTCGTCCAACTGACTCCGCCTGGCTCGGCCTGCTCCATCTGCATCGGCGAGGGCCTGAACGACGCCCCGCCGGGCACCGCCCCCAGCCTGCAAATGGTGGTGGGAGACATCCAGGAGGCCCACAGCCAGCTCAAGGCCAACGGCGTCGAAGTCAGCGACATCGACGTCCAGGATTGGGGCCACTTTGTCTACTTCGCCGATCCGGACGGCAACAAGTGGGCCGTTCAGTACATCCCCAACAGGCCCAACGGCTAGGACTCACACTGTAAAAGTTGGGCCGCGGACCAGCTTCAACGGCAGGATGGATGCATGAACCTGCCTGCTGAAGCCGTGAAAACCCTGACCGTCCGGGCTGTCTTGTTCGATATGGACGGAACCTTGGTGGACTCCACCGCCATCGTGGAGCAAGTGTGGAGCGAATTCGCCGGCCGGTATGGACTGGACATCGACGAGATCCTTCGGACGTCACACGGGGTCCAGGCCAAGGACACGGTGCGCCGTTTCGCCCCGGCCGGAGCTGACATAGACGCGCTCGCCGAGGAACTCGGCGAGATGGAGCGGACCCGGACGGACGGGATCGTGGCGTTGCCCGGAGCCGGGGAACTGCTGCGGTCCTTGCCGGCCGACGCCGTCGCCATGGTCACCTCGGCCGATCGGATCCTCGCCGGGGTGCGCATGCAGGCAGCCGGACTCGAGATGCCCGCGACCACCGTCACCTCCGAGGCCGTGACCCGCGGCAAGCCCGACCCTGAAGGCTACCTCAGGGGCGCGGCGCTGCTGGGTGCCGAGCCGGCCGACGTCGTCGTCTTCGAAGATGCCCCCGCGGGCATCGCTGCCGCCCGTGCGGCAGGCATGCGGACCGTGGTGGTGGGCGACGCCGGTGGCGAGGCGGCGGATGGGCTGTGGCAGATCGCGGATTACTCAGCTATGACTGCCACGGTCAGTCTGGACGCTTCGGGCCGCCGGGTGATCGAGCTCCGGTTCTAGCGTTAGCGGGCTGGATGTAGGCCGGACTGCTCCTGTTGTTCCCCTGAGGACGAGGGTTCCCTCGAAGATGATCCTCGCTCCGGGCAGGCTGGTTGAGCCTGGGTTTTCGGAGAGGGCAGCGACGGCGCGCCGGGCTGCTGCACCGACATTGACCGCGATCGTCGAAAGTGCGGGAAACGTTGTGGTCGCAAGCGTGTCATCGCATCCGATGACGCTCAAGTCTTTCGGGACGTCCACGCCCGCGGCAGCGAATCCGCCCATGAGGCCGTGCGCGATGACGTCGTCGAAAGCGATGACTGCGGTGACGCCGGACACTGCCACCGAATCGCTGAGAGCCTTCGCGGCTTCGTAGGTGCCCGGATCCGCACTGAAATGCGTGACCTCGAGGGCATGGACCTTCGAGAAGTTGTCCACGGCCGAATGACGCTGCTTGTTTGCCCAAGACTGTGGTGGACCGCCGACGTACGCTATGCGACGGTGGCCGAGCTCGGACAGGTGCGTCAGCGCGGAGCGGATGGCCCCAGCGGTGTCCAGCAATACCCGGTACGTCTCCGGAACGTCGCGGTTGATGAAGGCCACGCGCTGGGAATCGGCGATTTGCCGGATGCGGGCCGAAGCGAGCCTGGATGACACGACGATCAGCCCTTCGACCTGGGGCGCCATCCGTGAGATGAGACGGTCTTCGCGATTGGCGTCTTCATCCGTGTCGGCCAAAAATACGGACAGTCCGAGGTCGCTCGCATAGTTTTGAGCCGCACGGACCAGCGGAGGGAAAAACGGGTTGGCGATGTCCGGCACGATGAGTCCGATCGCCCCGGCACGCCCTGTCGAGAGGGCGCGCGCGTGATGGTTAGGCACGTAGCCGGCCGCTTCGGCAGCTTTTTGTACGAGTGCCACAGTCTCCGGTTTGAGGAGGTTTGGCCGGGTAAAGGCCCTGGACACCGTTGAGGGGGCGATGCCGAGTTCGGCCGCCAGTTGCGTGATGGTTGGACGGCCTGTCATTGGAGCCCACCCACGAGTTCCAATGCCGCCTGGATCAGCGCTTCGGCACTCCCAGGCGCGAAGGGAGCCGGCATGCCGTAGTAGCGGTGCGCATCCTCCACCTCGTATCCTCCGAAGTCATATTCATCGGCGGTCGGGAAGTATCCTGGGCACCCGTTGGTGTAACCGGTGACAAATACGGGCCCCTTGACCTGGGAGGCGATGGCTTCCGATGTGGCCAGGAACGGTTCTCCGGGCAATCCTACGAGGGTCAGCCCCTGCCAGGTGAAAACGCTCACCGGTGCTTGCCAGGACATGTCCTCTTCGGGACGGCGGTCCATGGCCCATTGCTTCCACGCGTTGAGAAGGGATCGCCGGCCCGGATCGGCCGAAACCGCTTCGGCCTCCCACTGACGGCTCAACTCCGCGGGGGAAACGGCATCGCGCGAATCCATTGCGACGCTGACGGTCCTCCGGGCGGCGGAGGTCTTCCCGTGAGCGGAAATGGGCAGAAGGCGGGTCCCCAAAACGGATGCGGCCACATGTTCTCCGATCGTGCGTGCCTGCTCCATCGTCCTGCTGGCTGAGCCGGAAAGCGAGTATGAGGCGTCGGCGGGATGGCCCGAGTTGATGTCCCCGGCGGCGCCGGGCAGGAAAAGGGCTACTGAGCCGGGGGAACGTTCCTCCAAAACCCTCCTGGTGAACGTCGGGTAATCGCCGCTGATGAGCCGGTTTTCCGGACCCAGGACCACCGGGTGGCAGGGATAGAGAACGATCCAGGCAAGCACTTGTCCGCTTGCGTCGCTGAATGTGGCAACTTGGACCGGCGGATCCACGGCGCGTTCGGGATGGCGTCGGTTCCTGGCAACGTCCACCCCGCGCGATTGGCCGTATTGCAAGGTCGCGGGTCGCTGGGAGGCGATGGCGGCCTTCGCAGCCTCGCGGCAAGTCAAGACGATCTCCTCCAGGAGCCGCGGGTCATGGCCCCCGAGCCGGCCCGGCATGACGCACGGACCTGCGTGTGTATGCGTGGCGGTGATCGCGACACGTTCCGGCATAAGCGGTAAACCGTCTGCGATGCGAGTGCAGGTGTCTTCATGGAGGCCGCACACATCCACGGTGATCCAGCACGTGTCATCGACAGCCAACGCCCGCACGCTCAGGGGGTCGTGGACGCCGGTGCTCGGTTCCGTCCGGGCTGCGAATCCGGCCATGGGCGTCCCTGCAGGCGGCGAGATCTCGACGACGGCGGCGCCCACCTGCAGGGCGGCCTGGCCTGGATGGCTTGCACTCATTCCGGTTCGCCCCATGCTTTTCGACCGCCCTGGATAACCGCGGTAATGGTCCCTGCTTCAGGTCCGCCCGCGGTGATCAGGACAAAATCTGCAGGGGAACCGACTTGAAGGTGGCCGAGCCCCGGCCGGGTACCCGGGATCACCCGGGCAGGAGTGGACGTCACCATTTTGAGGGCATCCGGTAGATCCAGGCCGACATTTCGGATCACGTTCCGGAAACCGTCCGGGAGGGTAGCGGCGGCCCCTGCGAGCAGATCCGTGCCCACATGGGAGAGCCTCCCGCCAGGGGCAAGATCCACCAGGCCGCCCACGGAAGTACGGTGGCGGCCAGGCTCGCTGCCAGCCAGTGCGGTGCTATCCGAGACCAGATAAGCACGTTCGGGGGTCTTGGCCCTGATCATGACTTTCAGCGTATCGCTGGGCAAGTGGTGGCCGTCCGCTATGAGTCCTGCCGTGAGCCGGTCGTCAGCGAGTTGAGTCCACAGGGCATTGGGGTGCCTCGGCAGGGTGGTGGCTATGCCGTTGCCCAGATGGGTGGCCAGGCTTGCTCCCGCGGTGATGGCGGCCGTGATTTGTTCAGGACTCGCGTGCGTGTGTCCGATGGCCACGTGGACGCCGAGTTCGCGGATTTGGGCGATCTGGGCCGGCGCGTCGGGCGTATGCGGGGAGACGGTGACGATGCCGACCATTCCGCTTGCGCGAAGCCAGCGCCGGACCTCCTGGACGTCCAAGCGGCGCACAGAATCGGCGTCGTGCACGCCCCGGGGGCCGTCCTGGTCCGAGATGAAGGGGCCCTCGACGTGGACACAGGGGATGGCTGCCCTGGTGCTTGGATCAATTTCGCTGGCACGCTTGATCTGTTCGAGCGCGCCGGTGATTGCCTCTTCCGATGCTGTCACGATGGTCGGCACCCACGTCGTGACGCCCAGCTTCGCCAGCTCGGCGCTGATGTCGA
This genomic interval from Arthrobacter sp. FW306-2-2C-D06B contains the following:
- a CDS encoding LacI family DNA-binding transcriptional regulator produces the protein MTGRPTITQLAAELGIAPSTVSRAFTRPNLLKPETVALVQKAAEAAGYVPNHHARALSTGRAGAIGLIVPDIANPFFPPLVRAAQNYASDLGLSVFLADTDEDANREDRLISRMAPQVEGLIVVSSRLASARIRQIADSQRVAFINRDVPETYRVLLDTAGAIRSALTHLSELGHRRIAYVGGPPQSWANKQRHSAVDNFSKVHALEVTHFSADPGTYEAAKALSDSVAVSGVTAVIAFDDVIAHGLMGGFAAAGVDVPKDLSVIGCDDTLATTTFPALSTIAVNVGAAARRAVAALSENPGSTSLPGARIIFEGTLVLRGTTGAVRPTSSPLTLEPELDHPAARSVQTDRGSHS
- a CDS encoding HAD-IA family hydrolase, which produces MNLPAEAVKTLTVRAVLFDMDGTLVDSTAIVEQVWSEFAGRYGLDIDEILRTSHGVQAKDTVRRFAPAGADIDALAEELGEMERTRTDGIVALPGAGELLRSLPADAVAMVTSADRILAGVRMQAAGLEMPATTVTSEAVTRGKPDPEGYLRGAALLGAEPADVVVFEDAPAGIAAARAAGMRTVVVGDAGGEAADGLWQIADYSAMTATVSLDASGRRVIELRF
- a CDS encoding N-acetylglucosamine-6-phosphate deacetylase, producing the protein MTHPKTIVGKDPQRGINVEIAYDTTILSVREIDPDQGLPVIAPGFIDGQVNGYGGLDVNAADVTPQTIIDISAELAKLGVTTWVPTIVTASEEAITGALEQIKRASEIDPSTRAAIPCVHVEGPFISDQDGPRGVHDADSVRRLDVQEVRRWLRASGMVGIVTVSPHTPDAPAQIAQIRELGVHVAIGHTHASPEQITAAITAGASLATHLGNGIATTLPRHPNALWTQLADDRLTAGLIADGHHLPSDTLKVMIRAKTPERAYLVSDSTALAGSEPGRHRTSVGGLVDLAPGGRLSHVGTDLLAGAAATLPDGFRNVIRNVGLDLPDALKMVTSTPARVIPGTRPGLGHLQVGSPADFVLITAGGPEAGTITAVIQGGRKAWGEPE
- a CDS encoding VOC family protein, which translates into the protein MDWKLELVFVPVSDVDRAKDFYVNKVGFNADYDERPMDGIRFVQLTPPGSACSICIGEGLNDAPPGTAPSLQMVVGDIQEAHSQLKANGVEVSDIDVQDWGHFVYFADPDGNKWAVQYIPNRPNG
- a CDS encoding neutral/alkaline non-lysosomal ceramidase N-terminal domain-containing protein — protein: MSASHPGQAALQVGAAVVEISPPAGTPMAGFAARTEPSTGVHDPLSVRALAVDDTCWITVDVCGLHEDTCTRIADGLPLMPERVAITATHTHAGPCVMPGRLGGHDPRLLEEIVLTCREAAKAAIASQRPATLQYGQSRGVDVARNRRHPERAVDPPVQVATFSDASGQVLAWIVLYPCHPVVLGPENRLISGDYPTFTRRVLEERSPGSVALFLPGAAGDINSGHPADASYSLSGSASRTMEQARTIGEHVAASVLGTRLLPISAHGKTSAARRTVSVAMDSRDAVSPAELSRQWEAEAVSADPGRRSLLNAWKQWAMDRRPEEDMSWQAPVSVFTWQGLTLVGLPGEPFLATSEAIASQVKGPVFVTGYTNGCPGYFPTADEYDFGGYEVEDAHRYYGMPAPFAPGSAEALIQAALELVGGLQ